A genomic window from Persephonella sp. includes:
- a CDS encoding phosphoribosyltransferase family protein: MFKDREEAGLLLADLLKNYIDNPENTIILAIPRGGVPVAYKIAEKLGIPFGMIIAKKITPPDNPEAAIGAATPDGTYILSPYAYGYPYIEEAIQKAINEARKKLEKYADGKEPDVEGKIVIIVDDGIATGYTAMAAGKSVKERGAQKVILAVPVCPVDSISRAREIFDEVICYHKVDTPFFAVGAYYQDFHQVQDYELFEYLQKAKEKNLLVQ; the protein is encoded by the coding sequence ATGTTTAAGGATAGAGAGGAAGCGGGCTTACTACTGGCAGATCTACTGAAAAATTACATAGATAATCCTGAAAATACAATTATTTTGGCTATTCCACGGGGTGGAGTGCCTGTTGCTTATAAAATTGCAGAAAAGCTGGGTATCCCATTTGGGATGATAATTGCCAAAAAAATAACCCCTCCAGACAACCCAGAGGCAGCAATTGGAGCAGCAACTCCAGATGGGACATATATACTCTCTCCTTATGCTTATGGGTATCCTTATATTGAAGAGGCAATACAAAAAGCCATAAACGAAGCCAGAAAAAAACTTGAGAAATATGCAGATGGTAAAGAGCCAGATGTTGAAGGAAAAATAGTGATCATTGTTGATGATGGAATAGCAACAGGATATACTGCAATGGCTGCAGGGAAGTCTGTAAAAGAAAGAGGAGCTCAAAAAGTAATACTTGCAGTTCCTGTATGTCCTGTAGATAGCATATCAAGAGCCAGAGAAATATTTGATGAAGTGATATGTTATCATAAGGTAGACACACCATTTTTTGCAGTTGGTGCGTATTATCAAGACTTTCATCAGGTTC